Proteins encoded by one window of Salmonirosea aquatica:
- a CDS encoding aspartyl protease family protein: protein MKIILLFALMLTLTSGPLETKAQAKRFGFHLIQKRRSTRIPFELHANLIIIPACINNSDTLHFILDTGVGSTIITDPTVTPYINSQFVRAIRLDGVGQDSTMEAQVSIGNTLRVGFARTFNHNLVVLQKDVLKLSELIGTPINGLIGYELFERFVVTIDFRHREVLLQLPEYYKYRPKKGALVPLDLVDRKPYIEDVTIRGKGGEQKVKLLLDTGAGHAVMLNTYSTHIPLPDTTIDVQLGIGLSGKISGSLGRLKGIKIGGYNLSDVVTSFPDSLSFGGKLGPNTGREGNVGGELLRRFRVTINYPDRYMVLKPIRKAMKETFEHDMSGMDLRAKGEKFNEYYVDKVIEDSPADAAGLQKDDRLMFIGNSSASELNMTEIYKLLQRKEGKAIDLVVNRKGSLVFTTLILKRII from the coding sequence ATGAAAATAATTCTACTCTTTGCCCTAATGCTTACCCTTACTTCCGGTCCTTTGGAAACAAAGGCACAGGCGAAGCGTTTTGGCTTTCATCTCATACAAAAACGCCGAAGCACCCGTATTCCGTTCGAGCTGCACGCCAATTTAATCATCATTCCAGCCTGCATAAACAATTCGGATACCCTCCATTTTATTCTTGATACGGGTGTAGGTTCCACGATCATTACCGATCCGACAGTGACTCCCTACATTAATTCCCAATTTGTGCGTGCGATCAGGCTCGATGGCGTCGGTCAGGACAGTACCATGGAAGCCCAGGTCAGTATCGGCAACACATTGCGGGTAGGATTTGCCCGTACGTTTAACCACAACCTGGTCGTATTGCAAAAGGATGTATTGAAGCTGTCAGAACTGATCGGCACGCCCATCAATGGTCTGATCGGCTACGAACTCTTCGAAAGATTCGTGGTGACTATTGATTTTCGGCATCGTGAAGTTCTGCTTCAGCTTCCCGAGTACTATAAATACCGGCCTAAAAAAGGAGCGTTGGTACCCTTGGATCTGGTAGATAGGAAGCCATACATTGAAGATGTTACCATTCGCGGTAAAGGGGGGGAACAAAAAGTAAAACTACTGTTGGATACCGGGGCAGGCCATGCCGTGATGCTGAATACCTATTCGACGCATATTCCCTTGCCAGATACGACCATTGACGTACAATTGGGGATTGGTCTATCGGGTAAAATCAGTGGTTCCCTGGGGCGCTTAAAAGGTATTAAGATTGGGGGATATAACCTTTCAGACGTTGTGACGTCTTTTCCCGATAGTCTTTCTTTTGGGGGAAAGTTAGGGCCCAATACAGGGCGCGAGGGGAATGTTGGAGGAGAGCTACTGCGGCGGTTTCGGGTGACGATCAATTACCCCGATCGATACATGGTCTTGAAGCCCATCCGAAAAGCCATGAAGGAAACCTTCGAACATGATATGAGTGGAATGGATTTGCGGGCTAAAGGCGAAAAATTCAATGAGTACTACGTTGATAAGGTAATAGAAGATTCGCCCGCCGACGCTGCCGGCTTGCAGAAAGACGACCGACTGATGTTTATTGGCAATTCTTCGGCGAGTGAACTCAATATGACTGAAATTTATAAACTTCTCCAACGCAAGGAAGGGAAAGCCATTGACCTCGTGGTAAACCGGAAGGGAAGCCTGGTATTTACTACCTTGATTTTAAAACGAATTATCTAG